A part of Oncorhynchus kisutch isolate 150728-3 linkage group LG2, Okis_V2, whole genome shotgun sequence genomic DNA contains:
- the nup35 gene encoding nucleoporin NUP35 isoform X1 translates to MEFQGTEPMTLGSPTSPKPGPGAQFLPGFLMGDLPAPITPQPRSFGVMDMRSPLQTGGSPPQPVVPTPKDKSGAPPVRSIYDDLSCPAVGMSPMSAHKQPFSMMHTPLSGYMAVTPGTASSLFSPTTIGQQAKSTMSPAQVDPFFTQGDALSSEDHLDDTWITVFGFPPASASYILLQFAQYGNITKHVMSNTGNWMHIQYQSRLQARKALSKDGKIFGEAIMIGVKPCIDKNVMEISDRGSTSSGSVFTPPVRNGTPSHHVSTPRSSMRPLSAAYKASSSEYQVVADEQIPRKDDSLVSKAMEYMFGW, encoded by the exons ATGGAATTTCAAG GTACGGAACCAATGACTCTGGGTTCCCCGACATCACCCAAGCCCGGCCCGGGTGCCCAGTTTCTCCCCGGGTTTTTGATGGGGGATCTGCCAGCGCCTATCACACCCCAGCCTCGGTCATTTGGGGTCATGGATATGAGGTCACCACTTCAAACAG GTGGCTCTCCCCCTCAACCTGTGGTTCCTACACCCAAAGACAAGAGTGGGGCCCCTCCAGTCAGGAGTATCTATGATGACCTCTCCTGTCCCGCTGTCGGGATGTCCCCTATGAGTGCACATAAACAG CCATTCTCAATGATGCACACCCCGCTGTCTGGCTATATGGCTGTCACACCAGGAACAG CGTCCAGTCTATTTAGTCCTACTACCATCGGGCAGCAGGCGAAGTCAACAATGTCTCCAGCCCAAGTAGACCCTTTCTTCACTCAGGGAGACGCACTGTCTTCTGAAGACCATCTAGATGATACATGGATCACTGTATTTGG gTTTCCTCCTGCCTCTGCGTCTTATATTCTGTTGCAGTTCGCCCAGTATGGAAACATAACGAAACACGTG ATGTCCAACACTGGTAACTGGATGCACATTCAATATCAGTCTAGACTCCAAGCAAGAAAAGCTCTAAGTAAAGATGGGAAGATTTTTGGCGAGGCTATAATGATTGGTGTTAAACCATGCATCGATAAG AATGTGATGGAGATCTCAGACCGAGGCTCTACCTCCTCTGGCTCAGTGTTTACTCCTCCAGTCAGGAATGGAACCCCCAGCCACCATGTCTCTACACCTCGCTCCTCTATGAGGCCCCTCAGTGCAGCCTACAAGGCCTCCAGCAGTGAATACCAG GTGGTGGCAGACGAACAGATCCCAAGGAAAGACGACAGTTTGGTTTCTAAAGCGATGGAGTACATGTTTGGCTGGTGA
- the nup35 gene encoding nucleoporin NUP35 isoform X2 — protein sequence MTLGSPTSPKPGPGAQFLPGFLMGDLPAPITPQPRSFGVMDMRSPLQTGGSPPQPVVPTPKDKSGAPPVRSIYDDLSCPAVGMSPMSAHKQPFSMMHTPLSGYMAVTPGTASSLFSPTTIGQQAKSTMSPAQVDPFFTQGDALSSEDHLDDTWITVFGFPPASASYILLQFAQYGNITKHVMSNTGNWMHIQYQSRLQARKALSKDGKIFGEAIMIGVKPCIDKNVMEISDRGSTSSGSVFTPPVRNGTPSHHVSTPRSSMRPLSAAYKASSSEYQVVADEQIPRKDDSLVSKAMEYMFGW from the exons ATGACTCTGGGTTCCCCGACATCACCCAAGCCCGGCCCGGGTGCCCAGTTTCTCCCCGGGTTTTTGATGGGGGATCTGCCAGCGCCTATCACACCCCAGCCTCGGTCATTTGGGGTCATGGATATGAGGTCACCACTTCAAACAG GTGGCTCTCCCCCTCAACCTGTGGTTCCTACACCCAAAGACAAGAGTGGGGCCCCTCCAGTCAGGAGTATCTATGATGACCTCTCCTGTCCCGCTGTCGGGATGTCCCCTATGAGTGCACATAAACAG CCATTCTCAATGATGCACACCCCGCTGTCTGGCTATATGGCTGTCACACCAGGAACAG CGTCCAGTCTATTTAGTCCTACTACCATCGGGCAGCAGGCGAAGTCAACAATGTCTCCAGCCCAAGTAGACCCTTTCTTCACTCAGGGAGACGCACTGTCTTCTGAAGACCATCTAGATGATACATGGATCACTGTATTTGG gTTTCCTCCTGCCTCTGCGTCTTATATTCTGTTGCAGTTCGCCCAGTATGGAAACATAACGAAACACGTG ATGTCCAACACTGGTAACTGGATGCACATTCAATATCAGTCTAGACTCCAAGCAAGAAAAGCTCTAAGTAAAGATGGGAAGATTTTTGGCGAGGCTATAATGATTGGTGTTAAACCATGCATCGATAAG AATGTGATGGAGATCTCAGACCGAGGCTCTACCTCCTCTGGCTCAGTGTTTACTCCTCCAGTCAGGAATGGAACCCCCAGCCACCATGTCTCTACACCTCGCTCCTCTATGAGGCCCCTCAGTGCAGCCTACAAGGCCTCCAGCAGTGAATACCAG GTGGTGGCAGACGAACAGATCCCAAGGAAAGACGACAGTTTGGTTTCTAAAGCGATGGAGTACATGTTTGGCTGGTGA